In Montipora foliosa isolate CH-2021 chromosome 13, ASM3666993v2, whole genome shotgun sequence, one DNA window encodes the following:
- the LOC137981519 gene encoding uncharacterized protein, with protein MRNKGGIAIYARSNLKVTNVYRAKLYELLCLKLRLPSEHNMLVCGLYHPPKFNYKECDLMDHVIEILDNELEQDPHITIVLGGDLNQLNLSRLETMSGLKSLVDFPTRGESCLDNYLTNREDLFNKCHPIQMLMKTDHKGVIMPAGSKLKPIRQKVQIRDVREHRKRNFYIALNSEDWGDVFTSTDVNCAVNTLENKIINLMDSHMPLRTVSMSSRDPSWMSPLLKSMLRDKARISNFSKDRLNTINERISEVISENRRERPKRVGSRDWWNHVDATSQRRSSSTNMSLSNEELCELNEYFSNLCTDNSYTEPLYVAIDDDEEVPELTELQVWNCLTHLKNTAMGPDRIPSWIWKDNAEILVPVVTKIWNLSLASHTWPTSWKRATIKPLPKVEIPKSYQDYRGINITPVIARAFERILYQNYVKDTLEKNLTPTQFAYRQGGNCTNALLSIQNEVYKHLDNTCCNAVRMFAMDFSKAFDSVNHDLLARKLRTLGLNNYLHNWYLSFLKERQQRVVWSNNVCEWKAVNQGTTQGSVSGPYLFIIFLNDLDVTFNSQSCIVKYADDSTIISPVYNNCDISSDLVNQFLGWTNDNAMSCNPSKCKELVICKKGVDGGSFEPVAGIPKYCPKIDVGCPCNLRIYGCEAWKVIFFVDEIPLKNVDRFKYLGSFVTKDCKLQVELTSRIQATSSAFGRLRHRVFDNHDLTISTKIAVYKQCLLPILLYGSETWTLYSYEIRQLRTFQQRHLRSIMKIKWDDYVSNEQVLSRANIDDIEILLAKSRLRWLGHVGRMEDVRAAKLILFGELKHGLRSVGRPKLRFKDNCKQLLKRIDLLDWNVVAKNRSLWRSKIKAVCESLNVLRMERYQRKKERRKR; from the exons ATGCGCAACAAAGGTGGGATTGCCATCTACGCCAGGAGCAATCTTAAAGTTACGAATGTATATCGTGCAAAACTATACGAACTTCTGTGCCTGAAACTAAGACTACCATCTGAACACAATATGTTAGTCTGTGGTCTCTACCATCCACCGAAATTCAATTATAAAGAATGTGATCTAATGGACCATGTCATAGAAATCCTGGACAACGAGTTAGAACAAGATCCTCATATCACTATTGTACTTGGTGGAGATTTAAACCAACTTAATCTATCTAGACTAGAAACAATGTCCGGACTTAAATCGCTTGTAGATTTTCCTACAAGGGGCGAGTCATGTTTAGATAATTACTTAACCAACCGTGAAGATCTTTTTAATAAATGTCATCCAATCCAAATGCTCATGAAAACTGACCACAAAGGCGTTATTATGCCAGCTGGATCTAAACTTAAACCAATTCGCCAGAAAGTGCAAATACGAGACGTCAGAGAACATCGCAAAAGGAACTTTTACATCGCCTTGAACAGTGAGGACTGGGGTGACGTCTTCACTTCAACTGATGTCAACTGTGCTGTGAACACACTCgaaaacaagatcatcaatTTAATGGATAGTCATATGCCTTTACGAACGGTCAGCATGTCATCACGTGACCCTAGCTGGATGTCTCCACTATTGAAATCTATGTTAAGAGATAAGGCAAGAATATCTAACTTTAGCAAAGATCGTCTGAATACTATCAATGAACGCATCAGTGAAGTGATCTCCGAGAACAGACGAGAACGCCCAAAAAGGGTGGGAAGTCGTGATTGGTGGAACCATGTCGATGCTACTTCCCAACGACGCAGCTCTTCTACCAACATGTCACTAAGTAATGAAGAACTTTGTGAGCTAAATGAATATTTCAGTAACCTCTGTACTGACAACTCATATACAGAGCCATTATACGTTGCTatcgatgatgatgaagaagtaCCGGAGCTCACAGAGCTGCAAGTATGGAATTgcctaactcatttaaagaacACTGCTATGGGCCCAGATCGTATACCCTCTTGGATCTGGAAAGATAATGCTGAAATCTTAGTTCCTGTGGTGACGAAAATCTGGAACCTGTCGCTGGCGAGTCACACTTGGCCTACCTCTTGGAAAAGAGCCACCATCAAGCCATTACCGAAAGTGGAGATACCAAAAAGTTACCAGGATTATCGTGGGATAAATATTACACCTGTAATCGCGAGAGCTTTTGAAAGGATTCTGTATCAGAACTATGTAAAGGACACTTTGGAGAAGAACTTAACCCCTACCCAGTTTGCCTATCGCCAAGGAGGAAATTGTACAAACGCATTACTATCCATCCAAAACGAAGTCTACAAACATCTGGACAATACATGCTGTAATGCTGTTCGAATGTTCGCGATGGACTTCAGCAAGGCGTTTGACTCGGTAAATCACGATCTTTTGGCAAGAAAGCTAAGGACATTAGGCTTAAATAACTATCTACATAATTGGTATCTTAGTTTCTTAAAGGAAAGACAGCAGCGTGTGGTATGGAGTAATAACGTCTGTGAATGGAAAGCAGTCAATCAAGGGACAACTCAAGGAAGTGTCAGTGGACCTTACCTTTTCATTATATTTCTGAATGACTTAGACGTTACTTTTAATAGTCAATCATGTATTGTGAAATACGCTGATGATTCAACTATAATCTCTCCGGTTTATAACAACTGTGATATATCATCAGATTTAGTGAACCAATTCTTAGGTTGGACAAACGATAATGCCATGTCCTGCAATCCAAGTAAATGCAAGGAGCTAGTTATTTGTAAGAAGGGTGTCGATGGGGGTTCTTTTGAGCCTGTGGCGGGCATACCTAA atattgtccgaaaattgacgttgggtgcccctgtaattTACGCATCTACGGATGCGAGGCGTGGAAGGTTATCTTCTTTGTCGACGAAATTCCCTTGAAAAATGTTGACCGTTTTAAGTATCTTGGTAGTTTTGTCACCAAAGACTGCAAACTTCAAGTTGAGCTTACCTCTCGTATCCAAGCAACGTCTAGTGCTTTTGGTAGGCTAAGACATAGAGTCTTCGACAACCACGATCTGACAATCTCAACTAAAATCGCAGTATACAAACAGTGTTTACTACCAATTCTTTTGTACGGAAGTGAGACTTGGACTCTTTATTCGTACGAAATTCGTCAACTTCGTACTTTCCAGCAACGGCATCTTCGTTCGATTATGAAAATCAAATGGGACGACTATGTAAGCAATGAACAAGTTTTGTCCAGAGCTAACATCGACGATATTGAAATTCTACTTGCAAAGTCTCGTTTACGATGGTTGGGCCACGTCGGCCGTATGGAAGATGTTAGAGCAGCAAAGTTGATTTTGTTTGGTGAACTCAAACATGGTTTGCGCTCTGTTGGGCGACCAAAACTGAGATTCAAGGATAACTGTAAACAGCTACTGAAAAGAATTGATTTGCTTGATTGGAATGTTGTTGCAAAGAATCGCTCATTATGGCGATCAAAAATTAAAGCTGTCTGTGAAAGTTTGAATGTTCTACGAATGGAAAGATatcaaaggaagaaagaaagaagaaaaagatag
- the LOC137981520 gene encoding uncharacterized protein, with protein MTKVEEKKMDAFQFVCLRRILGIRWPQRVSNERIGDITGINKTSDEIRRRRWDWIGHVLRKDATDNCRVALGWQPEGKRAVGRPKTTWRRTVENERKSEGWNSWREVKVIAEDRVGWKTRVAALCASWRGEI; from the coding sequence ATGACAAAGgtggaggaaaaaaagatgGACGCATTCCAGTTTGTGTGCCTCAGACGAATCCTCGGAATTCGGTGGCCACAGAGAGTGAGCAACGAGAGGATAGGGGATATTACAGGAATAAATAAGACCAGTGATGAGATCCGCAGGAGGCGCTGGGACTGGATCGGGCACGTCTTGAGAAAAGATGCAACCGACAACTGCAGGGTAGCGTTAGGGTGGCAACCAGAAGGGAAACGGGCAGTAGGTCGACCAAAGACCACGTGGAGACGAACTGTGGAAAATGAGCGAAAGAGTGAAGGGTGGAACAGCTGGAGAGAAGTCAAAGTCATAGCGGAAGACAGAGTGGGTTGGAAGACGAGGGTTGCGGCCTTATGCGCCTCCTGGCGCGGAGAGATCTAA